GAAGAGAAGGGACCTTAAAGACGAAAGCGTCCGCAGGATTTTTTGTCAAATCTTGGCGACCTTTGTCGTTAGTATTTTCATATGGATTTATCTGTCCTAGTTTACGGAAGGAATTCCCGCCCAAAAGAGGACCGACATGACAGGTGACGCAACCCGTAGTCAAAAACTTTTCCAGACCTTCCTGCTCTTCCGCGGAAAGAGCTTTGTAATCTCCTTTTTGGAAATCGTCAAAACGGTCTTGGGTTTTTAAGGTTCTTTCAAAGGCCGCGATCGCGCCCACAATATTATCGTAGGTAATTTTTTTCATATTAACGGAAGAGATTTTAGAATTTTCTTTCATCGAGGAATCCGAATAAGCTTTTGCGAAAAGATCTTGGTATTCGGAAATTTCACCGATTTTCTTTTCCACTTCCGCCGCGGAGGGCATGGCCATTTCCACAGGATTTAAAATCGGTCCTTTGGCTTGTTCTTTCAGATCCTTTGCTCTGCCATCCCAAAATTGAGCCAAGTGAAAACCCGCATTTAGAACAGTCGGAGAATTTCTAACTCCGTTTTTTCCGAACGCACCCGGAGATGTAGGAAGATTGTCCACTCCTGGGGCTTTCCCAATAATATTATGACAGGAATTGCAAGATTGCGTGTTGTTCGCGGAAAGTCTTTTTTCGAAATATAATTTTTCACCCAGTTGAATCAATTCCGGCGTATCTGCTTCTCCACCCGGCATTTTATCGGGGATGGTCCCAAAGGTCTTATTGGAATCATCCATCAATTTTTTCGTTTTTTCAGATGGTCCGCAATATGCTAACACAGCTCCCAGAAACGCTAAACAGAACATTTTCTCCGTAAGTTGTTTCATATCGGTTACTCTCTTATATTTTAGAATAATTCTAAAATAAGATTTTATTTAAAAATATACTGAGTTGCAATTCTTTTTCAAATCTTACCTTCGTTTTTTCCTTTCGATTTGGAAGACTAAACCTTGTGCGTTGATTTTAGAATCGAATTCGAGAAGCATTTCCTCTTTTTTCCCCAAGAGGATTCCTTGAGTTGAAAGCTCCCTTTCCAAATAAGCCCTTACCCGCCCCGTGCAAAATTCGAGCAAGGCGTCTCCTTCCAGTCCGGACCTTTCTCCGGAGGAAAGGATATTCTGCATCGCGTGCAAACCCTGTTTCATCTGGCGTGCGCCGGATTCCAAATCCTTCCAAACTCCGAAATGCGTAAGATAGGCTTTATCCGCACCTGTGGAAAGAATTTTATCCACCGTATCCATCGCCTCTTCCGAATTGAAATCGGTGGGGGTCGTGGAAGGATATAGAATCGGATTTTTTCCGACGGCAAAATCCTTATATCCGAGTCCGAAAGAATCACCCGTAAATATTCCGTTGCTTAAGGAATCATGGATGCAAAAATGATGATTTGCATGTCCTCTTGTATAATAAAATTTGAATATCCTATTTCCCCATCTGATTTCTTCTTCGTCTTCGGGACTTTTTACTCTTTCTTTGGGAACGGGAAGAATTTCTCCGTATAACTTTTTAAAGTTATCTTCTCCGTAAACTTGAATCGAACTTTGAATCAATCTTTCGGGATTGATGAGGTGCGGAGCCGCTTTTGGATGCGCTAGGATCGTCGCATTGGTGCAGTATTTTGCCAACAATCCCGTGCCTCCCGCGTGATCCAGATGAACGTGAGTGATAATAATGTATTTTACGTCTTCTGGTTTGCGTCCGATTTTACGCAATTCTTCGAGCAAAATAGGGACTGCGTGATTCGTGTTGTTTTCCACAAAGGCCGCCTCTTCACCCTCGACTACCAGATAAGCGCACGCGACTCCCGGCGAGATGTAATCGCAGTCGATCGTATATAAACCGGGAAAAACTTCCTTCTCATAAGCTGGCATAGAATTCTCCTAGATGGGGATTTGTAATGAAGACGTGCCGATTGTCATTTGTATGTGGACCATTTTATAACGAATTGTCTTTTGTTATGATCGTTTAATCATTGATATCCGTTGAGGGATTCTCGCGCGGCGATAAGAAACTCAAGATACGCATTTTTCCATAAATAGATATTGGAATAGTACGCGGGATTTCTTTATTGATATTATCGATTCCGTTAAGTCAAGAAGTTCCTATTTCACAATTAGCTTACGCTTGAGAACGTATTTGTTCGAAGGCTTCATATCGGGATTGTTGCGAGATTCGTTGCTCTTTTTGATAAGACAGAATTTTCTTGTAAAAACCGATGATCGTAGGGACTCTTGCGGAAATGAATCCCACTTTCATTGGTCTTTCCGTCGCTTTTTTATCCGTTTTGATTGCGATTTCTTTGGAAGGCGCGCATTTTCTTTCCTTCTTTAAAATCTCCGCTCTTCTTCTCATTATCGGGGGAACGGCGGGCGCGACCTTTGCGAGCTTTTCCCTCGAACAAATCAAAGATCTCATCTTGAATCTTCAGACCGCGGTTTTTCCAAGACGTAAACCCCCTCTTGGCGAACTCTTTTTGGATTTTGCGGAACAAGCTCGTAAAAACGGCCTACTTTCCCTTGAAGATAATCTTAAATCTATCCAAGATCCGTTTCTTCAGAGAGGAATCCAACTGATTGTGGACGGAACCGACCCTCGCGCGGTGGAGGAAATTCTTTTTGAGTCCGCTCTCGCTATGGAAGACAAAGAAGCGAACTCTGCCAAGATCTTGGAAACTGCGGGAGGGTTTTCTCCTACGGTGGGAATCATCGGAACCGTTATGGGCCTTGTGGGAGTATTAGAGAATTTAGGCGCGGGCACTCGGGCGCTCGGAGAAGGGATTGCCACCGCGTTCATTGCCACTTTCTACGGAATCGCATTCGCAAATCTTCTCTTTTTTCCTCTGGCCAATCGAATCAGGTCTTGGTCTAAGGAACAATCGGATCGTAGACAAGCGATTATTCGGGGAGTTATCGCTCTTCAAAGTGGGGACAATCGAAGAATTCTTATGGAAAGGATGACTCCGTTTATAGGTTGAGAATTTTATAATTTACTCATATTTTTCTCCGAAAATTTATCTCGAAAACTCACGCTTAGTTGTCTCGGAATGTAATTTTACTCGGGACGATTTTTAAGATGGGAATATTGGGAGGAATAAAAAAACGGAAACAAACGTTATTACTGCTCGGACGCGTGAAAAGAAGACTGTAATAAGTTTGTTTCAAAATTTAGAATGTTAGATTTTCTTCAAAAAAACAGCGATTCTGGATTCGGCGCAATTTTGTGAGCGCTTCTATATCTTTGCAAAGACCGTCCGTTAATTTTTGATACCATTTTCATGCGTTCGAGTAATAGAACGTGAAATTCGAAATATACGTTTTTTCTCGGATCGAATCTGACATTCTCCGAGTATCTCTTTTATATGAATTTATTTTCGAAAGCTCGTTTCATTCTATAAAATTTAATGCGAAGTTCCATCCCGACTTGAATAAATTCTTTACAATTTTAAAATCTCTCGGACACTTCCCTTTCACAGGGAAACATACGATGAGACGAATATTTGTTTTTTTAACTTTTTTAATGTGCGGTACTTCCGCTTTCGCGCAGAATAATTTTCTTTGGCAAACCCTTTTCGGAGGGGAACAATACAACGGATTAAAGCCGAACGAATGTCCGGAGGAACTTCCATCGGGAGTCGTTTCCTTAAAGGACGGGAGTTACGTCGTTGTCGGTTCTTCAAACGATTGCTCGAAACTAAATACGAACTCTAAAATCGAACAAAAAAAATACGGCGCCGCTTGGTCCGCAAAGATCGATTCTTCCGGAAATCCGGTTTGGTGGAGATACCTTTTTACGAGTAAACCGGTGGATATGGAAGGTTATACGGTCAATGTTCATAACCATGATAGCATTCGGGGAGAGAATCTTCTCGCAACTCAAGACGGAGGTTTTGTCACAGCCGGATCGATTGGAAGTGGAACTTATAATCGAAAGATTGTTTTTTCGAAATATGACGACCGGGGAGGTCTGATAAACGATCAGATCCTCGAGGCGAAAGAATTTTGCGATGGTTTTTGCGGATTCGAGGATCCTCATATATTTCATCTTCAGGAACTTTCCAATGAAAAGTTCAGAGGACTCGTTTCGGTTTCTTACAAATTGGAAACTACCGAAAAACAAGGCGATACTACCGTTGTCGTCAACGGGAATAAAACCGGTTTCCTATATACGCTTTTCGGAAAGGACGGTTCCGTAAAAAGTTCCAAATATATTCCGGATTTGGAATTTGCTCCGAGCGCTACTGTGGCTTACGAGGAAGGCCTAATCTTTGCGGTAAGCACGGATAACGTCTCCGGTAGGGAATTTCAAAGAGACTTGGTCATTCATCGATATGATTCCGACGGAAAACAACTCTGGAAAAAAAGATTCGGAAGTCCTAATGCGGAAGATATGGCCGTTTCCATCCTCAAACTCTCCGATGGGAATTTACTTTTGTCTGGAGGAATTTTCGGGCCGAGTGGTCAAGCGGTTTGGCTCTTGAAGTTTTCTCCGAAAGGCGAGACGATTTGGGAGACCAAACAGAAATTAGGCGGCCATAATTTTATGGGTCCGATTATAGAATCCCCGGATCAGGGTTTTTTCGGCGTACTTTCCGATGGAGAGGGGCCTATGGTTGTCGTTAAGTTCGATTCTAACGGAAAAAAGGTCTGGGAAAGAAAACATTCTCAAAGACTTTATATGGCGAATAAGATTTTAAGAAACGATAAAGGTTACGTTATCCTTTCTTATACGAAGAAAAAACCGGCTCAGTACATAGACGCTCTTCTAATTCAAATGGATTGGGATGGAAACCTTTCGAAGGAAGCTTTGCGAAAGAATTTTCCATAAGATAAACTCAAACCTCGCGAATAAAATCTTTCGATTTTCGTCGAAAACATTTTTAACGTTAAGAGCCCTTACGGGCATGTTTTCATGGGTAGTTTATGTGCGGGTTTGTTAACGATCGATCTTTTTCGTTGTTCAATCCCCACATTGATTAGTTCAAATTAAAAAAGAAATTTATCTAAAAATTATCTCAAAGATGACCGGAGTCGGAATTTTAGGCAAAGATAAAGTGTTTTTGAGATAATCTCTACTTTCGTTTTTACTCGACGCGAGTTTGCATCGCCGGATTTAGGAAGTATCGTAAACATTTTAGGTTGATCAATTCTGAGAGTTATTGATTTTATCGACAAAAATCTTTTTGAGTAAGACCGCTTTAAATTAACGTGAGCAGGGTCGTAAGAAAGTTTGGGCGAATAAGAAACTAAAGTGCAACGACTCCCTTGAACTCAGGCGCAGAGCTTTCCTAAACTCAAATCTCGCTCCCGAAGGGTCGCTGCGGATCGTTGTCGCAGCTCGCGAGTTTCATAGATAAAATGGTTCGCGACCTGTCGAACGACCCTTAAGGAGTGAGACACTGAGTTCAGAGAGCGATCAATCCATCGAACGACCCAGGAAACTCAGCGAATGTCTCTCTATCATAACGTTACCCACAAGTAATGGGATCTCAAGATCAATTTGTCGGAATTACGACAAAATCCTCCGTGAAACTAAGAACCGGTCTCAAAACTCCTTGTACTTTGAGAGTGTAGTACTATAATTGTGAAATGGACAAATATTATTCAGAGATTCCCGAGGGACTTTGGAAACAAATAGCCCCTTTGAACCCAAAAGAGAAGTCAAAGCCGAAAGGTGGTCGCAATCGCGTTCCAACAAGAGTCGTAATGGCAGGTATCATCTATCGAATGAAAACAGGCTGTCAGTGGCGTGCAATTCCGAATGACTTTGGATCGGGTCAAACTTGTCACAGAAGATTTCAAGAATGGGAACGAGCGGGAGTATTCAAAAAGATTTATAAATCTATTTTAAAATATTATGATGTGAAGAATAAGATAGCTTGGGATTGGGCTTCGATGGATTCCGCAATGGTCAAGGCTCCCAAAGGGGGAGTTTAACCGGGAAAAATCCTACAGACCGTGCCAAATTGGGAGTTAAACGGCATATTCTTACGGATGGAAACGGAATTCCATTGGCAATTACGTTGAGCGGAGCGAACGTTCATGATAAACGCAATGTAAAAG
The nucleotide sequence above comes from Leptospira weilii. Encoded proteins:
- a CDS encoding cytochrome-c peroxidase translates to MKQLTEKMFCLAFLGAVLAYCGPSEKTKKLMDDSNKTFGTIPDKMPGGEADTPELIQLGEKLYFEKRLSANNTQSCNSCHNIIGKAPGVDNLPTSPGAFGKNGVRNSPTVLNAGFHLAQFWDGRAKDLKEQAKGPILNPVEMAMPSAAEVEKKIGEISEYQDLFAKAYSDSSMKENSKISSVNMKKITYDNIVGAIAAFERTLKTQDRFDDFQKGDYKALSAEEQEGLEKFLTTGCVTCHVGPLLGGNSFRKLGQINPYENTNDKGRQDLTKNPADAFVFKVPSLRNVAITGPYFHDGKTTTLEEAVKKMAYLQLGKELSESDTKSIVTFLKTLTNKN
- a CDS encoding MBL fold metallo-hydrolase produces the protein MPAYEKEVFPGLYTIDCDYISPGVACAYLVVEGEEAAFVENNTNHAVPILLEELRKIGRKPEDVKYIIITHVHLDHAGGTGLLAKYCTNATILAHPKAAPHLINPERLIQSSIQVYGEDNFKKLYGEILPVPKERVKSPEDEEEIRWGNRIFKFYYTRGHANHHFCIHDSLSNGIFTGDSFGLGYKDFAVGKNPILYPSTTPTDFNSEEAMDTVDKILSTGADKAYLTHFGVWKDLESGARQMKQGLHAMQNILSSGERSGLEGDALLEFCTGRVRAYLERELSTQGILLGKKEEMLLEFDSKINAQGLVFQIERKKRR
- a CDS encoding motility protein A, which gives rise to MNPTFIGLSVAFLSVLIAISLEGAHFLSFFKISALLLIIGGTAGATFASFSLEQIKDLILNLQTAVFPRRKPPLGELFLDFAEQARKNGLLSLEDNLKSIQDPFLQRGIQLIVDGTDPRAVEEILFESALAMEDKEANSAKILETAGGFSPTVGIIGTVMGLVGVLENLGAGTRALGEGIATAFIATFYGIAFANLLFFPLANRIRSWSKEQSDRRQAIIRGVIALQSGDNRRILMERMTPFIG